The DNA region ACCTAAAGGATTGATTTTATTAAGAATGATTCCTACGGCAACGCATACCATGCAGGATATTGACGAAACTTTAGATGCTTTTTCAGCAATTAGAGACCGTTTGGAAAACGGTACTTATAAGAGATTATCGGCTGCAGTTGCTGCGGCTATGGGGGAATAATTTACTTCTCTCCTGAAACAAGAAAAAGCCTTACTTATTAAAGTAAGGCTTTTTTATTGGTATGTCTCGTCCTGAAATAATTTAAAACAAACGGAATAAAGCGTTTCGTTGAGCTATAAGCTCTTTTTATAGGTGCAGCGCCGTTTGTATATTTTTGGATCAAAATGCTTCCACATTTGGCGGATAGCAATATTGTCTTCAAGTTCAGGGGTGCGGTAGCACATTTCAATTCCCCTTTTATTAAATGTTTTGTAATACTCGTTGAAGATGATAGCTGTTACACCCTTATTTTGGTAATCAGGATGGATACCGATTAAATAGAATACTGCATCCTTATTGTATTTCTTAGCCTTTAGCAAGTGCAGAAACCCAAATGGGAACAACTTCCCTTTTGCTTTTTGTAAAGCTCTGGAAAAAGATGGCATTACTATGGCGAATGCAATAAGGTTATCGTTCTTGTCCACAATGAACTTAATGTATTCTGGATCTATAAATGTTATGTATTTCTTTTTAAAGTATTCCTTTTGAACATCCGTAATCGGTACAAACGATGAGAGTTTGGAGTATGTTTGATTAAACAGGTCAAACATTTGATCAACTAGCGGTAGTACTTCGCTAGTTTTTTTAAAATTAATTTCGCGAAGACCATAGCGTCGTTTTACTAACCCGTTTAATTTGGTGAATAGAGCAGGGTCTGCATTACTGGCCGGAAACTTATTTTCTACGTACCCTTTTTCCTTTACAAACCCTAAACGCTCATAATGGTTAATGTAATATGCGTGATTATACCAAGTTACCATGCTACCTGGTTGGTCAAAACCATCTGTAAGCACACCAACCTTGTCAAGGTTAGAAAAGCCCACAGGTCCCTCCATAAACTGCAGGTTGTGCGCTGCACCTATTTCTGCAACTTTGTTAAGAAGTGTTTCTGAGACTTCAGGGTCATCAATAAAATCGAACCAACCAAATCGCATTTTCCTTACGTTTTGGTTATTAACCTCTAGGTGATTGACAATAGCCACAACTCTACCCACGAGTTTATTGTCTTTATATGCCAGAAAAAACCATCCGCTGGCATTTTTAAATGCAGGGTTTTGGTCTTTGTCAAAAGTGGCCATCTCATCCGCAATTAAAGGCGGTACCCAATAAGCAGAATCTTTATAAAGCGAAAATGGAAATTTAACGAACGCTTTGAGTTCGTCTTTTGAAATCGCTTCTTTTAGGGTGACCATACAATTCATTTTGTAAGGTCAATATTAGGGATAAATAGGGTTAGAATAAAATTATGAAACTTAATTTTATGAATTATGACTTAGCTAACATCAGTTAGAAATCTATAGCTCCGCTACCACGTTCTTCATTTTTCTTTCTCTTTCGCTCTGCTTTCTTAAGTTTTTTCAATTCTTTTTTAGAAGGCCCTAAATCTATATCCTCGGCGCCACTGCCGTTTTTTTGTTTTTTCCGTTCTTCTTTTTCTTTCTTTTTCATAGCGTTCTTTTTAATTGGACCGCCATTTTCACCTGCACTCTGCTCATCTATCGCTTTCAACTTATCTTTATGAAAATCAAATCGGTAAGATCCGCCTGCAGTTATGAAAATCCGAGAAGGTGTGTTTTTAAAACTAGCACCTAGATTAAAATCAACTTGCAAATCGTCAGTCAACAAATGCGCTATACCACCACGAATCAATGCATCTGAGTAGCGGTCACTTTGTATACCTTGGTTTTCTATAAAAGCGCTCCATTTAGGGTTTCGGAAAGCATGTGATATGGAAATCAAATAACTCAATTCAGGATAATCTGTCGTAATCCGGTCGTATGCTATATTCGTAATAAGAACAAACCGTGGTGTTAGTCTACTTTGTGTGGCTACCATTCCACGGTATGAAACCGTAGGGTCGCCCACATAAAAAGGATTCTCACCTAGATTAAAAGTAGCCCCACCGTAAAGAGAGACGGATGGAATTAAATTTTTAAATTTGAACCCGTAATTGGCCTTCCAGCTATATAGATTGGGCTTGTTTCGTTCTGGGTCTTTATAGCGGTCATAAATTAAGTATTTAAGACCTACCCGGTTTCTAGAGAAATCTGTAAAACTCTCAGAAGTACCTAAACTGTTATACGTTATATCTTGGTTTACGTAAGTTCCCTCGTAATTTATTTCTAGTTGCTCAAAAAGTAAACCATAACGTAAAGAGATATCCGAGCCCCAAATATTGCTTTTAGTATCTAAAAGCGTGTGATCGCGCTGTTCATAGAGAAGTCCGGCTTCTACTTGCAACACATTTCTACCCACCGCATAAGCACTGACCGACAAACCTGGTCGGTTAGAATTTATAACATCAGTATACTGAGCGGATCCAATTAATGGAAGCGTGAAAAATAAGGATAAAAGATATTTTTTCATTTTGGTGTTACTTTCTTATTCGTTTCAAATTGTTCTATTGTGGAGAATACGGATATATACTAAATATCCCTCAGAGCTTTTTTACAATAGAAAATGGTTGCTATTCACCGCTATTTAGGGCAGTTTATACCAACTATCATTTCTATAAGGGTCTCCAAAGAAGGTACTTTAATAATATTTTAGCACTTCTACACTGTTATTACAACGTTAGAATCGTATTTTTGATATAATCATTTTGAAAAAAGTATGGCATTTTTAAAGACAATCTTAATTATTGTATTGATCTATTACCTTTTTAAGATATTGGTAAAGATGTTTGCGCCTAAGATTTTTGGGTATGCTGCTCGTAAGACACAAGAGCACTTCAATGAAAAGTTTGGTGATTTTGCTCAGCAGAACAATGCTCAGAGACAACACGAGCAAGTAGGTGATGTAATAATTGATAAGAAACCTTCTAGAAAGACCTCTTCAAATAATAAAGTTGGGGATTATATCGATTTTGAAGAAATCGATTAATCTATTCCATATTTTTCAGCTTGATAATTACTCTTCTCTCTTAAGAAATACTGAATTATTTTATGCTGATTATCCTAATCTTAATAGCTATATCTTAAGTTAAGATCAAAACAAATTCGAAAGTCGAGATAACTTCATTATTTTAGCCGAATCAACCCGATAAATCCCATTATGCAAAAAGGATTGAAGGCCTTCTTCGTACATTTTTTTGTTACCG from Zobellia alginiliquefaciens includes:
- a CDS encoding transporter; translation: MKKYLLSLFFTLPLIGSAQYTDVINSNRPGLSVSAYAVGRNVLQVEAGLLYEQRDHTLLDTKSNIWGSDISLRYGLLFEQLEINYEGTYVNQDITYNSLGTSESFTDFSRNRVGLKYLIYDRYKDPERNKPNLYSWKANYGFKFKNLIPSVSLYGGATFNLGENPFYVGDPTVSYRGMVATQSRLTPRFVLITNIAYDRITTDYPELSYLISISHAFRNPKWSAFIENQGIQSDRYSDALIRGGIAHLLTDDLQVDFNLGASFKNTPSRIFITAGGSYRFDFHKDKLKAIDEQSAGENGGPIKKNAMKKKEKEERKKQKNGSGAEDIDLGPSKKELKKLKKAERKRKKNEERGSGAIDF
- a CDS encoding GTP cyclohydrolase, encoding MVTLKEAISKDELKAFVKFPFSLYKDSAYWVPPLIADEMATFDKDQNPAFKNASGWFFLAYKDNKLVGRVVAIVNHLEVNNQNVRKMRFGWFDFIDDPEVSETLLNKVAEIGAAHNLQFMEGPVGFSNLDKVGVLTDGFDQPGSMVTWYNHAYYINHYERLGFVKEKGYVENKFPASNADPALFTKLNGLVKRRYGLREINFKKTSEVLPLVDQMFDLFNQTYSKLSSFVPITDVQKEYFKKKYITFIDPEYIKFIVDKNDNLIAFAIVMPSFSRALQKAKGKLFPFGFLHLLKAKKYNKDAVFYLIGIHPDYQNKGVTAIIFNEYYKTFNKRGIEMCYRTPELEDNIAIRQMWKHFDPKIYKRRCTYKKSL
- a CDS encoding DUF4834 family protein; amino-acid sequence: MAFLKTILIIVLIYYLFKILVKMFAPKIFGYAARKTQEHFNEKFGDFAQQNNAQRQHEQVGDVIIDKKPSRKTSSNNKVGDYIDFEEID